The sequence below is a genomic window from Thiomonas intermedia.
CGAGCGGCCTCATCAAGGTCCTTGATGGCCTTCTCGAAAAATTCGTCCGTGGCCTCGATGAGGGCCATGCTCTTTGCGACCGTGCGCTTGACCTCGGGCTGTGCAGTCGTCTTGGGCTTATAGAGCGTGTCGTGCGTCAGCTCGCTGTGTGCGTGTTGCAGCAGGGTGCGAATCTGAACCTCACAAGCGGCTCCCTCGGGGATTTGTGCTCCTTGGTGGATGAGCCCCGCCTTGGCCCGCAGAACGTAATGCACCGACTGATAGGAGAACTCCAAGGGCTTGTCGAGACGCTCCTTCTCGTAGTCCCGATCCTTGGAGGCTTCCCAAAAGCCTTGCCCGGCACCCGCTTCAATGACCTCGCACACCTTCTTGATGTCGGTGGTCAGTAGGACGACGAACCGCATGCCTACCTTGTCCGTGAGGTCTTCATATGGGTTCGCGTACTTCTTGCGATGCAAGGCCTTATCCACCAGGGTGCTATCGGCTTTGAGCCTGGGCTTCACTGGAACCTTGATGAAATAGTCGAGCGACACCGGAGCGATGCAGGCATGCAGGCCTTCGTGTACTTTCTGACTGATGAAGTCGGACCAAGCCTCATACAGAGGCTTCTCCGCTCTCCATCTAGCAAGAAGCTCGGCTTCTTTCATTCCTGTTCCCGAATGCGGTCCCTGATGGTGATTTGAGTCCACTTGGGCACCTGCCCATGTTCATCGGCATCGCCGTCGA
It includes:
- a CDS encoding GTP pyrophosphokinase is translated as MKEAELLARWRAEKPLYEAWSDFISQKVHEGLHACIAPVSLDYFIKVPVKPRLKADSTLVDKALHRKKYANPYEDLTDKVGMRFVVLLTTDIKKVCEVIEAGAGQGFWEASKDRDYEKERLDKPLEFSYQSVHYVLRAKAGLIHQGAQIPEGAACEVQIRTLLQHAHSELTHDTLYKPKTTAQPEVKRTVAKSMALIEATDEFFEKAIKDLDEAARPGRELLAFLAKLYENGTKVAPGQELSNQIVIDTCFNLAPQAPYKEIGDFLQAKGFIFDKIKERLTTRHFFTQPVVLLAYYLAQAKPAQVKDIWPLDRDDLALVFSDLGKKFED